Within the Miscanthus floridulus cultivar M001 chromosome 2, ASM1932011v1, whole genome shotgun sequence genome, the region ACTCATGTTTCTGATTGCTTCTGGCTAAAGTTACAGCTgattacttttgttgtagatgaTTTTGATGAGATATTTCACGTCATCAGGTCAAGGGGCTAAGATTGTTCTTCGCAACCTGAATCACAGGACAAGTTAATAGTTCAGTCTAGGCAAGATGCTGAAATTTAGAAAGGCATGTCTTCTTTTTCTCCATCAGTAGAGAACATGTCCAGTTGAGAGCACCTCATTTTCTATTCCATCTCATCCGCTGTGATGTAGATGATTGTTTGAGGTACTCTGATTGCAAATTGAGTATCGTCCCAAAACAAAATTTAGAGTACTGCATCCCAAGCTGTTATTGTACTGCATCAAAATCACAATCGGGACCATTGTTGCATTTCGTGATTTTATTTTTCTGGGTAGGATAAAGAAGCAATTTAGAGTTTAAAATTTGTATCAAAATATAAGATGTTCTGAATCCTCAATCTTCTCTCTCTTCTGTTTTTGGCAAGAAATATTGAGATTACTTTTAAACTGATGTCATTAAAACAACCAATCAGTAATTAAGGAAATTAACAATTGAACTACTCCCTCCCTTCTATTTACTCAGGCGTAAGAAACAAGctaaaacactgtttcggctgaaaaaacaagctgaaaagtatgaaTTTCTATTTACTCcctcccgttcgcttcgctgaaaaaacaagctaaaacactgtttcggctgatttgttgtgagagaaaaacactattttaactaaaaaaacaagctgaaaagtatgaaTTATAAGAGAAGCTATCAACGCTAAAATTCGCTTAGATATACTTCCGGACGGAGTAGCTCTGTTGAGCAAATCTGTGACATACTGCTAGCTTGTTTACCATATAGCACTTATTAATGGGATCGTGTATTTACATAGTTTCCACCATGGAGACTGCAAAAAGGAATTTGTTCAGAAATAGTTTGGACGATCCAAGTTGGCAAGAAGTAAGGTACTTTGCAACAATCCCCTGTCCCGTTCCATGCAGCAAATATGCTTTTTTTTTTCCAATTCAGTACAACTGGCCTACTTTCCTGTATCTGCATCAATCATGGTTGCTGCAGGCAATGTTTATACATTACTACGAGTACACAATGGAATGCCTGAGCGGAAACCACCAGAATCAATCGAGAATTAACTGATCTGAATCAGCTGTTCATATGGAGACGAAGCATCTCAAATCTGTGCATAAAAGAATCAGAACAGCTTGCTGAATTCAGTCTCCTGTGTTGGTTCACCAATTCGGGGGAAGAATGGATCCCTCTCCAGCATCGTCTGCAGTGAGTCCATCATCCTCACCATGGATGCCCACAAGAACGGCGCCGAGCAAAATGCATATCCAAAGACTGCCAGAGCCCTCACAACACCATCATGGTACCATGGGAATGCCATAACTATGAGCATGCCCACAATCGCGAGCCACGTTGTAAGCACGTCAAGTGGTGGGAGCAGAAAAACATTGATAACGAGCACTGACAAGGCAAGCACACCAAATAGGTAGATAGACCAGCCCATGATCGGGTGAACTGTGCGTGGGATCACAAAGAATGGAACGGAATATGCAGCCACCACGGCCACAATTGCAGCCAGCTTGATCAGCCACTGCACCAGAGCACTTAGCTTCTCAGGCCGTCGGTTATAGCACAGTTTGGTCATCCCTGGCCTTGCCAATCTGGTGACTGTTATGATAACTATGTACATTAAAACCTCCATCAGTATCACTGGCATTTCAGCAGCATACCTGTGAAATGTAAGCAGGTACTTGTTAAGTGGATATAACAGAAAATGAATTATGTCTGCTCAGGTACGTAATTTGCTTCTGTGTTGCTTTATTGACTCACCCAAGATCGTCCCAGCGCTGCTTGTGCCAGGAAAGTCCTAGTGGCAAGACCGGCCAGGACCACCAGTACCAAGGTTTAAACCAAGGTGCGCTGGGGAATGTGATAACACTGTTTGGCCCACACGGGACATGCCAATGTAGCTTGAGATCTGTAATGTTCAATCAAAAGGATGGTTGAAATTTTCAGAAGCAATAGCCACAAGCATTGGTATTGAAGCTGTGTAGCTGCAGCACTCACAGTAGTAGGATGCATCCATTTGATAGCCAAGAGGAAGGCGATAGGTCCCATTGAGCTTCGTGCCATTCTCAGGAGGGTGAAACATTGGTTTGTCGAGCAAGTCTGGGTAGCACCCAATCAAAAAGCCTTGGTCAGCACCATCAGAGTTTTCACGGCCAGTCTCTAGGTCATGAAGCATGCCCTTGAATACATCAATAGAAGGCTGCAGATTGAAGAATCCAATATTAGTCTAGTTGGCCATTACATGTCTGAGCACAACATATCTCAGTGTGTGAGTTTAACAAGAATCAATTTATGGATGGTGGGTATTTTCTTTTCTATGCATCATTCATACTGGCagaagacgtatacttcatcttTGGGGGTATGCATGCTCAAATTCTATTAGTTTGTAATTGGCATATGACTAACTTGTGCCATTATTAACACAGCTGTATATGCAGGGAGACTGTTTCAATTTATGATACATATTGTTACTAGACTAAAGAGGTTTTGTACGACATAGCTAAGTCAACAAGCCCTCACGATTTCAAGCAAAATGACACAAATTCTGGTTGTATCGGACAGGTCACAAGTGGAACAACAAAAGTTCAGGACATACCTGGAGCACGAAAAGACCAGTGTGGAAGTAGCACGGGTTGATGAAAACAGCACAGAACTGTCCACATTGGAATAGCTCGTCTGTGTTCTGGAGGAAGATGTTATCGGAATCAATCATGACGACACGCTCATAGTCCACCAGG harbors:
- the LOC136539392 gene encoding putative glucuronosyltransferase PGSIP8, which translates into the protein MAGLPPVASATASLLLLLLAVTAAAARVEGPPPRHRHAYAAMMYMGTPRDYEFYVAVRVMMRSLTRVRADADRVLIASADVPRDWIRAMTEEDGLRVVIVENLRNPYEGNLGGINKRFKLTLNKLYAWTLVDYERVVMIDSDNIFLQNTDELFQCGQFCAVFINPCYFHTGLFVLQPSIDVFKGMLHDLETGRENSDGADQGFLIGCYPDLLDKPMFHPPENGTKLNGTYRLPLGYQMDASYYYLKLHWHVPCGPNSVITFPSAPWFKPWYWWSWPVLPLGLSWHKQRWDDLGYAAEMPVILMEVLMYIVIITVTRLARPGMTKLCYNRRPEKLSALVQWLIKLAAIVAVVAAYSVPFFVIPRTVHPIMGWSIYLFGVLALSVLVINVFLLPPLDVLTTWLAIVGMLIVMAFPWYHDGVVRALAVFGYAFCSAPFLWASMVRMMDSLQTMLERDPFFPRIGEPTQETEFSKLF